GATCTGCCCTCAAGGAATTCCATCGCGATATAGATAGTCCCCTGCTCCTCCCCCATATCATAAATTGTAACGATGTTGGGATGAGAGAGGCGGCCGATGACCTTCGCCTCTTTCAGGAACCTCCTGACGAATGTCTCGGTCGAGGTGCGGTCCTGCCGCAGGATCTTAACGGCCACGAGGCGGTCGATCTGCGGGTCGCGGGCCTGATATACAACTCCCATGGAGCCTGAGCCCACTTCCCTGATTATCTGGTATCTGCCGTAATTCACTCTACGCACTGGCTGAACTTAAACTCAACGCGGCGGTCGATCTCATCTGTAATGTCATCCGCTCCCGTGCCGACAATGTTCTCGTGGAAACCGCGCCCGATTGTTTCAGATTTGTTTACGATCTCCGGGGCATAGGAAGACATATGTTTCTGGATCCACGAAGACCGCTGCAGTGACAGGTTGTCATTGTAGGCTTCCTTCCCGGTCCTGCTGCTGTGGCCGATGATCTTGATCCTGCATTCAGGCACTGACACCACGAGTTTCGCGATCTGTTTCATGTAGATATTGTAGAGATTGGCCTTGCTTTCAAGTGGCACCATGGAATTAGGGGCGAAAGTTATCTTACTGGCTATCTGGCTGGTTTCGGAAATGCTGGCCCTTATAAGTTTTGCGTAGACGGTCTCAGCGTCATCCCACTGGCTCTGCTTAAGAAGGTTGGTGAACTGTCCGTTCAGCACTTCAAGCTGCAGTCCGGTCTGGCTGCGTGAAGCCTCCGAATAATAGGAAAGGGATTTCCTGTACTCTTTCTGTTCATACAGCATGTCGCCCTTGACCGTCATGGATTTTACCAGCAGTCTCTCATGATAACCTTTTTCAACTGTTTCGTCGGGCATCTTTTTTACCGATGAAGCGTACTGTTCGTAATTTTTCCCTTTCAAAAAGACCGGGCTGTCTTTGTAGATGTCCATCGGCGTTGTATCGAACCTGCTGACCCGGACTGACGCTGACGCAAGCACCTTTCCGGTAGACTTTTCGAACACTGTGCCGTACACCTTGTAGGCATTCTCCTGTGACCCTTGTTTCTCCTCGATGGTGACCATGCCGTTGAGCACGTATTCGGACACTTCGAGGTTGTCCGGTTCCATTTCGCCTGTTATCTCGAAGCGCGTCTTTAACTCCTGCGAAATGATCCCGGCTATCCTGACATTTGCCTTCACGGGATATCCTGATTCCACATCGATAAAGGGGTCTATCGCGATCTTCTTCAGCTTTTTATTCTTTGTCACGGGATCGATAACAGCCTTATGCAGCAGATTTCCGATGCTGGATTTTTCAAGCTGTTCGCCGAGATTGCCGGCCAATGCCTTTATCCCCTCCTCAAATTCCATGGTGCGGTTCGGAACGGGGGCGGTATGAGCGCAGGAAATTATAAAAAACGCTGCCAGGACCGAAAGAAAGATTTTCAGGTTTATAAAAGATTTTGACATGGCCCATTCCCTCCTAAAAAAGTTTTTCTTTAAAAAGTTCTATGAGATATTCTTCCTTGCGACAGTATGCCTCTATAAATTTAACACACGCCTTTATTTTTTAACAAAAAGTAAATTCTAACGGCACGCTGTAATATTCCCGCCCGGATTTTTATGCTATTATATCATTGAACTGCGACATAGGGCTTAAAAGAAATATACACAGTAAAGAAATTTGTTTTTCGATACCTTAACGGAGGCAGACAATGCGTTTGCTTTTTACCGGCCACAACAATCACAGAGTTGAGAACGTTCCCTTAGAAACCCTCGGCAGACGCTGTGAGCGTCATGGAGGCACGGGATGTTTCAAACACAACGGACAGTGGAGCGAAGAGGACAACGTGCTGAGGGTGACATTTTCCCCGGTCATCTACATAAACAGCGGGCTTGATGAAACTGCCGCGGCGGACGCGCTGAGTCATGAGCAGAGGCACCTCAGAGACTTCCAGACACTGGTCAGGCAGCTTCAAAGAGACATCAGACGGGTGATCGCCCAGCGACGTTATTCCTACGAGTATATGAGAGACCGCTGGGCGTGGTTTCTGTATGACATCTGCTCGGCTTCAAGGACATACCATCAGAGTCTCGGGGCGATGGTCGAGATCTGCAGCGAGCCCGGACCGCCGAGACCGTGATTATCAGATACTGAACTCTACCTGTTTTATCTCCAAAGCGCTTAAATCTTTTATGGGACATATCCCTCGCCAGACCTGAAAGAAGCGTTTTTCATCCGGGATCAGGCAAAGCGTATCGAGGTTCATCGCAATCTGTTCTTCCCACGTTTTTGTTTCCGGCCAGTCTCTTTTAATTACCTTTGACACGGGACGGATCCCCGGTAATTTAAATTTGATCTCCCCGTCCGGGGTAAAGTTTAAAAGCACGACATCCTCATCGCCTTTTAAATAACCATTAACCTGTAAATCTGGATGCGCGGCATTATAGAAATCAAACCTGAAATCCTCCGGCGGAGAAGGGCAGCGGTCTTTCTGCCACTTTTCATTGTAAGAGCCGAGGTATTTTATGCGCGGCAGCCACGTCTTCCCGTAAAACCCGAACCCGGCAGGTTTAGGGTGGTCATAGTAATTAGTAATCACGTTCTTCGGGTCTTCAATATTCGGCAGCGGTGTCCCGTCAATCGTCTTCAGTATTTTTTCCGGTTTCCTGTCGAGGTACCCCTTCCCTGCAGGATTCTCCTCGCATCTGCCGCCGGATGTCTTGTCCATCCCGCCGAAGGCCTTTTCATACACAATGTCCATTTCAGTAACGGGATGGGCAAACGACATCGATACGGATGAGGACAGGAATTTTTTTGTGTAACTCCACGCCCTGTCGCCGAAGATACGGATTGATTTGCTCAGGGCCCCGACTCTAAGTCCTGCATCGAATGACTGCGCATGACGTCCTCCGGGCGCGTACGCCTTGCCTATCAAAACAATATCAGAGCGGGGCTTGAAAGGCGCGGTGTCCGCCTCATACTTAACGCCGCCGCCTTTTTCACTGCCGTATAATTCGTCCGCAAAGGAAACAGGGATTTGCTCATCCGCCAGCCGGGCCGTGCTGTTTTGTGTTATCGTGAAGGTGGCCTTAACGATAAGGGTAAGGATTGCCTGACCGTCCGGACGGATAAAAGGTAAAGCTTCAACCTGGTATTTTGTATGGTTAATGATTTTCATATGTTTAGTTGATCTGTTTTCCCGCCTTCTAAACTTCCCATCTTGTTCTGTGGCTTATTTATTCTTACACCAGGCAAGTTCCCGGCGCTCCATTGCCGACTCCTCCGACGACCGGACCGACCGGCACAAACGGCGGAGCGAAAGTAGGAATGGGCCCTGTGCCGAGCACGTTCTGCACAAGTGTGCTTGCCTTGAATATTTGAAACACCGTATTGAATGCGTTGGATATTGCGTCAAACAGGTCGGAGTGATGAAGCGCAGACGCCTCTCCCAAATTTGCGACCATCATATTTTTCAGAGATGATGGCGACAAACCGGATTCACCCGGCGATGAAAAGGCAATCAGCGGCAGCGGGATGTTCGGCATCGGCGGCGCCACAGGGCCGGGGAATGCGGCGAATGCGGGATACATGAGAGTCCCCACAAGTCCCATGTGCCAGGGCTGCCAGAGCGTGCCGAAGGCGGTCGCGATGGCGTTGGAGTATTTTATCTCCTGCGGGGTGCTCATCGGCGCGGTTGTAAGCATAAGCGGCGTAAGCGGGGGGCCGACAACGCTGCCGGGCTTCAACACACCAACCGGGCCGGTTATTATCACTCCTGTGACAGCGGTCATCTTCATCCACTGGTCTATGCCGCTGCATATCGCCCCGCATATCCCTTCTATATATTTCTCAAAGGCCTCCCCGATTGTCTTTGCAGCATCTACATGATATTTATTTAACGACTCTTCCCTGTACAGATTCATAGGCGAGTTGGGGGGCGTCGTCTTTTCTTCCTGCTTGAAGGCGTCAGGGTATTGGACCCCGGGTTTGGACCAGTCCACCGGCAGTTTGATGCCTTTGGAGAGGAAGTTCATTTTGGCAAGCTGGGTGAGCAGGTTTTTTTGCGGTGCAGGCATTTTTTATTTATCCCCCGACGATCACGTCAGGGCTGCCTTCTATAAGGTAGCCCATTCCTCCGCAGTGCTCGTCCTTGTCGTCCTTGCGGTGGGCGGCCTTGCCGTTGATAAACACGGTGCCGCTGCCGGTCTTGGCCGTCCACATGTTCGGGCCGCAGCACGCCGCATGGATCCCCTTGTCGTCCACGCGCAGAGCCGATTTGAAGTTCACAAACACGTCGGGCGAACCCATTATAGCCGGGCCGACTGCGACATGCGGACACGCCGGACATCCGTGCGAGTCCGCGTCTACCTTTGATTTATCTCCGAGTCTTCCCTGTGGCGGCATAGTCTAATTTTCGTGAACAGAACAAATTTTTACTAATCATGCGTTCACTGCACTTTCAATTTTGACGGAATGGATATTATATTTCCTCTGAGTACGTTGGCCGAAGAGGAGATTGTTTCAAAAATTATTTTTACGGCATACTCTCCGGGTTCCCAATCCATGGGAATATTAAATTCATATGAAACGGACTGCGCAGGTTTTAATACAAGCATTCCTCCTGCATCAGCTTCTTTTGGAACATCCGCCCTTACGAGATACTCAGGCATTATGGCCTGATGCTTGGAATGCTGCGGCCAGATGTCCGCTGGAGGCAGATCGGAGCGCACGCCCCAAATAGTAAACCCGCCCGCACTTGTCTTTGCAACTTTCAACGGGTCTATTATCTTGACCGGCTCACTGCCTTCCGATATTAAACGGACTGCTAATTTGACCTTCTCTGAACGCGCGACCAGGACATTCTCAAGACCGGCTTTCAGTTTAATTACCCTCAAGGGATGCTTGTGGACTTCCTTGCCAACTTCCTTGAGATGGTCGGCGACCTTACACATCGCAGGGGATGAAGAACTTGGCTCAATGGTCCTGCTTTCGGTTTTCCCTCCCTCTTCCAGGGTGACATGGACCATCGGAATAGTCGGCAAACCGGGTTCGGAATCCGGCATAGGCCTTTTGCTCAGAGTTGAGAACATGTTCTTTAGCTCCAGCGCCTTCTCACGCCCTATGTCAGCCTGGTATATGCCGATGGCCTCGGCCTCCGGCTCTTCCACATTGCTTTCAATGGTCAGCACCGCGCGCCCGGTTTGATCTATCCGCAGAAGATAACGCAGCCCGCCTTCGTCAAGCGGGTAAGATACAGATATAGAGAAAGCTTCATCCTTCATACATTGACCTCCGTAAATGCCTGTCAAAAACAGGCAAAGGAAAATAGTTATTATCGCAATAAATTTTTTCACGTATGACTTATCAGATTAAAGGTTTCGCCGGACTGGCCTGTAAACCATGTGCGGAATTCCTCAAAATAATAATCAGGCACCCCTGTGCCGCTTCCCATGATATTGCCTGGCGCGCTGGACACCCACGGGGCATTGCCGGTCGCGCCTTCGGTATACTCGTCATAGAACCCCATAAGGTGGCCTACTTCATGCGCCCATGACTTTCCCGGCCTTGATTCTATCCTGTACCAGTTGCTCGAATCGGCCCGTCCTGACTGCGGCCATAAATTCACTTCATGGACCATGGTGCCTGAGGCGTCAACAAGCTCCAGCCGGACCTCTGTTTCAAACTTGCAGCAAAGATTGTTACGGCTGCAGTTGCAGCCATTCCCCCTCTGGCAGGCCTGCCTGTGCAGATCAAGCTTGTTCCTGTAAATTACCTCAACCGCATTTTTGATACTCTGCTTGGCATCGGCCGGCACAGGCCCGCCTGCAGGCGTAGCGTTACAACGGGTGTAATAATCTCCGTATGATTCTTTTTTCCCTTTTTCCGGACGCGGCTGGGTGCGGTTAATGAGATGCACCTTGACTGTCAGAGTAAGCTTGCGGTTTGTAAATTCGATAAGCACCTTTTCATCCCAGCCGAACCTTGGACTCGAAGAGCCGGGGGGGCTTACAACGTGACCGCTTAATGATGCCTGAGCAACGTCTGGATAACGGTGAAACGAAAGTTGAGGGGCCTGGGAATCCGCCTGCACTCCTGCCGCGGCAACCGTGAATTTGGCATCCGCTCCGTTCCAGTGATCAGAAGGTTTCTTGCTTACCCATGTCCCGTCAACTGAGGCTGCTGCCGTGTTACTGTTGGCGGTTGTTATAGAGCTGCTGTCGGAAGTCTTTTTAACTGTGAAGACAGCCGCTGTATTTGCGGGGATATTTTGCGTGTCCGCCAGCATCTGCGCATTATCGCCGCACTTCACCGTTGCCGTCGCCCATCTGGCATTAATAATTTTGGGTGACGCGCATGGCGCAGTTGTTCCCCCGACGCTTTTTCCGGCCATATCTACTCCTTCAATTTAGTTTTTATGTAATCGTCAAGACGGACAATTTTTTCAGGGCCGTCAATGTCCTGTGAGCGAAGAATTTCTCCGGCCCATAAAGTTGCCGGATCTGTGTCAAAATCTGCGCCGTAAGACAGCATGTATTCGAGATAGAGAAGGACGTCCTCTTCAATCGTGACGTTGTACCTGGCCGCCTTTTCAATGCCGCTGTTGATCATTGATCGCAAATTACCATCCTGTATTTCTTTTGTCTGCTCAGGGAAGTTCGTTTTCAGATGTGCAAGCGATGTATCGACAAACTGTTCGACCATGTATTCGCTCAAGGCCTTCATTTGTGCTTTTCTGATGACAAACATAATTTCCGTCCTTACACTTTCACCACATTCTGCATTAACTGAAATTCATTGGCGCATCTGAATTCGATCAGGCTGCCGTCTTTCCCTTCGAAGCAGTAGCGGATTACCGGACCGAATATTGTTTCCAACTCCTTCGCATTGCACGTGGGAAGGTAAACCCTGAAAACCCTCGGATCGTAAAAGCGGAAGTAAAGGGGATTGCCGTCTTCGTCATAGACCGTGAGAAATTTTCTGAAATGCCTTTTGAGCTGGTCCGGCGAAGCGGATGATTCGAGAAAGATGCCCCAACTGTTTCCCCATCCGTTGTTCATAAGCCATTCAGTAAAAGTGTCATCCGGCTTAAGATGCAAGAGATAAGGCGCCACCTCGGCCAATTCAACAGCCTTTGTTCCATGATAAAGGCATCCGTCTTTAAAGCCTGCTTCCTGAATTTTTTTGTAGATCGACTCGTCCCTTGCAGCATCAAGTATTGCGTAAATATCCGGCGCGACCTGTCCTTCGACAGGATTAAACAGGTGATTGACGACTTTTTGTAGATTTTGTGTGTACGGCATTAATTATCTCTCATTCATTTTGAAGCCCCACGGGCTTCGTAGTTAATGCTTTCACGTGGCGCAGAACGGCGTACCGGACTTGGCTGCGCTTCTAAGAGTCTGGGCCTGTGCTGATTGCGTTTGTGGCTGTTCGCCCGGTTTTGCAGTGTCTGCTTCGTCCGGCAACTTCGGAGCCTGTGGGGAGCAACCCGACCCTGCGACCGGGGAGCCGCCACTGTTGAGATTTATCTTTGCCCCGGATATATCCACGCCCGAAGGGCCTACGGTTATGAAGCTGCCGCCTGCCTCGATAGTAAACTTCGCGCCTGCCTCAAGCACGATATTCATTCCGGCCTTCAGGTGTATCTCCTGTCCGGCATCGAGGGCGTACTTCAGATCGGCCTTCTCCTGTATATCCATCCCCGCCCTGACCGATATGGTCCCCTCTACTTTCTCGTTATGATCGCCTTTTACAGAAAGGTGCTTATGGGCTTCAACCAATTCGATTTGCTCGTTCTTCACCACTAAATGACGATTGAAGCCAATCCATTCGCGTGAATCATATTTGACGCGATTATGCTGGTCCCTTTCGGCATGTATGAATAATTGCTCTTTATACTTTTCATCCTCGAACCTGATCTCGTTAAATCCGCCACCGCCCTTTGATGAATTCGATTTAATCGTGCTCTTTGTCTTTTCGTCCGGCAGCTTGTATGGAGGATTGTTTGTGCCGTGATAAACACGGCCTGTGATAATCGGCCTGTCAGGGTCGCCTTCGAGGAAGTCTACAATTACTTCCTGGCCGATGCGCGGGATGAACATTGCTCCCCATCCTGTGCCGGCCCATACCTGGCTGACGCGGATCCAGCAGGAGCTGTTTTCATCATTTTTCCCCAGCCGGTCCCAGTGAAATTGCACCTTCACCCGGCCGTATTTGTCCGTGTAAATCTCTTCGCCGGAAGGTCCGACCACAATGGCGGTCTGCGAGCCATGGACAAAAGGCTTCGGCGAATGTCTTGGATGCCTGTACGGCACATCAAACGGAATGCAGGTAAAATTGTTTACGTAAGAAAGCCCTGATTCGGCGCCGGGGATATACTCCTGCCTTGCGTCGTGATGCAGGGCGGTCAAAACATATTCCTTGTTGTTCATGTCCGAACGGTAATAATCCTGAAGCTCAAAGCGGTAGCCGCTGGTAAAGGCCCTGCAACTGCTTGAGCCGTTAATTTTTAATATCCCGGCCTCTTCTTCCTCGATGCGGATTTTTGCAACGTTGTCGCCCTCATTCCTTTTCCCGTACTTCCCAGGATAATCGTATATCTCGCGTTCCCAGGGAAGATAGGACTGCCTGCTGGAAGTCTCCACTTTCAGGCTTGTGTTGGGTGTTTCAAAATTGAAGTCATTTAGCGTATATTTACCGGCCCTGATCTCCTGGGTCATATCAAGGACCGTGATCGTGTCCGCCTCAAGCAGGCCTCCTCCGCTTATCTGATAACGCGCTGTCTCCTGGTTCGGACAGGGTTGGTGCTCTTCAGGGGCGTCAGCTATGACAAGCGTATGCTTCCCCTGCTCGTGCTTGAAAAAATAATATATGCCTTCTTCCTCCATGAGCCTGGATATGAAGTTGAAATCCGTTTCGCGGTATTGCACGCAATATTCCCTCTTGGGATGATTGCCTTTTGTCATTGATTGAAAATCGAAAAAATTATTGTCCTGTATTATATTCGCCACTATGTCGGGGACGGTCAGGTTCTGGAATATCCTTGAATCCGCTGTCCTTGTCAGGAGCCAGAGCCACGGGACCAACTCGGCTGTGTAAGAAGAGAAGCGGGTGTCCCCGCCTGTATCGCCGCCTCCGCGTCCCTGAGAAAAGCGTGAGATAATGCCGTTGAAAAAACGTTTTTCTCCGTTTGCCAGCATAAATGAAACCGTAACATTTTGCCCGATGATGTCCTTGAAAGTTATGTTGTGATTTTCAGAATAGAAGCTTAGATGGAAATGGAAAAGGGATGAAATCTCTTCAGTTCCTGAGAAGTCCGTAAGCAGTAATACGTCCTTCCCCAGCGGGGTATCCACAGCGATAAGCCTGTTGTCCTGTGTAAAAGGCATATTGTTACCCCCTATGGTCTCAGTTACAGCGGACTTGCTTTATCTTCATAACCCAAATGACCCGATTGTCTCTTGCAATTCATTAAGGAGACTTTTCTCAGAATGTTTTAATTTTTAAAATTATAGCAGATTCTAAAATAAATGTTAGGGGAAAAATCACGCGGGAATTTTAATGGCGGCAGGAATTACTTCAAAAATTTGCAGGAGTCTTTTATGTCTTTTTCCTCTATCGGCCCATATACGGTCAGGGCAAAAGAGTTTTGGCCTGTAAGCCGGACTGCAAGGTCTTTCATATTCTCAAGGGTGACGGACTCAACTATCCTGATCACTTCTTCAGGCGGGAAGTACTTCCCATAATATATTTCCTGCTTGGCTATATTAGTCATTTTGTTGCTTGTAGATTCAAGGGCCAGGATGAGATTGCCTTTGAGCTGGGCCTTTGCCCGCTGCAATTCATCAGATGTAAGAGTGTTCGAGAGGTTCCCTATCTCATCTACGGTAATATTGATGACCTCGCTGATATGTTTCTTGTCGGTCCCGGCATAAACCGCCCATAGCCCGGTGTCCAGATACGACATGTGATAGGAATGTATTGAATACGTCAATCCCCTCTTCTCTCTTATGTTTTGGAAAAGCCTTGAACTGTATCCTGAGCCGAGGATGGTATTGAGCAAGTGCATCGTGTACCTGTCCTCGCTGCTGTAAGGCAGGCCTTTAACCCCAAGGCATAAATGTACTTCAGAAAGGTCTTTGGTCACTATATTTAAGCCACTCCTGAACCCGGGCACGGCTTCACTTTTCTTTTGGGAATTCCTTTGCAGCCTGCCGAGGGTACGGTTTATAGAGTCAATGAATTCCCCTTCCTGGAAATTACCGCTGCAGGCTACGATGACATTTCCAGAGCCGTAATATTCCCCCACGTGTTTTACAAGATCATCCCGCGTAAACGACGCGATAGTTTCGCTCGTGCCTAAAACAGGCTGTCCCAGTCCGTCTTCGCCCCACACATTTTTACTGAAGAGCTCGTGGATATAATCGGAAGGAGTGTCCTCGACCATTTTTATTTCTTCGTTTATGATGCCCTTTTCCTTCTCTAAATCTCCAGAGGGAAAGGTCGAATTAAGGAATATGTCTGTCAGGAGGTCCACGGCTTTTTCGATATATTCATCAAGGGACTTAACATAAAAAAGCGTGTACTCTGAGGATGTGAGCGCGTTCAATTCGCACCCGAGGGAATCGGTTTCCATTGCAATGCCCTCTGCGGTGCGCCTGTCAGTCCCCTTAAAAAA
The Nitrospirota bacterium genome window above contains:
- a CDS encoding DUF2169 domain-containing protein, producing the protein MKIINHTKYQVEALPFIRPDGQAILTLIVKATFTITQNSTARLADEQIPVSFADELYGSEKGGGVKYEADTAPFKPRSDIVLIGKAYAPGGRHAQSFDAGLRVGALSKSIRIFGDRAWSYTKKFLSSSVSMSFAHPVTEMDIVYEKAFGGMDKTSGGRCEENPAGKGYLDRKPEKILKTIDGTPLPNIEDPKNVITNYYDHPKPAGFGFYGKTWLPRIKYLGSYNEKWQKDRCPSPPEDFRFDFYNAAHPDLQVNGYLKGDEDVVLLNFTPDGEIKFKLPGIRPVSKVIKRDWPETKTWEEQIAMNLDTLCLIPDEKRFFQVWRGICPIKDLSALEIKQVEFSI
- a CDS encoding DUF4123 domain-containing protein, which produces MPYTQNLQKVVNHLFNPVEGQVAPDIYAILDAARDESIYKKIQEAGFKDGCLYHGTKAVELAEVAPYLLHLKPDDTFTEWLMNNGWGNSWGIFLESSASPDQLKRHFRKFLTVYDEDGNPLYFRFYDPRVFRVYLPTCNAKELETIFGPVIRYCFEGKDGSLIEFRCANEFQLMQNVVKV
- a CDS encoding type VI secretion system tip protein VgrG; its protein translation is MPFTQDNRLIAVDTPLGKDVLLLTDFSGTEEISSLFHFHLSFYSENHNITFKDIIGQNVTVSFMLANGEKRFFNGIISRFSQGRGGGDTGGDTRFSSYTAELVPWLWLLTRTADSRIFQNLTVPDIVANIIQDNNFFDFQSMTKGNHPKREYCVQYRETDFNFISRLMEEEGIYYFFKHEQGKHTLVIADAPEEHQPCPNQETARYQISGGGLLEADTITVLDMTQEIRAGKYTLNDFNFETPNTSLKVETSSRQSYLPWEREIYDYPGKYGKRNEGDNVAKIRIEEEEAGILKINGSSSCRAFTSGYRFELQDYYRSDMNNKEYVLTALHHDARQEYIPGAESGLSYVNNFTCIPFDVPYRHPRHSPKPFVHGSQTAIVVGPSGEEIYTDKYGRVKVQFHWDRLGKNDENSSCWIRVSQVWAGTGWGAMFIPRIGQEVIVDFLEGDPDRPIITGRVYHGTNNPPYKLPDEKTKSTIKSNSSKGGGGFNEIRFEDEKYKEQLFIHAERDQHNRVKYDSREWIGFNRHLVVKNEQIELVEAHKHLSVKGDHNEKVEGTISVRAGMDIQEKADLKYALDAGQEIHLKAGMNIVLEAGAKFTIEAGGSFITVGPSGVDISGAKINLNSGGSPVAGSGCSPQAPKLPDEADTAKPGEQPQTQSAQAQTLRSAAKSGTPFCAT
- a CDS encoding insulinase family protein, with the protein product MFKKVLLDNSIPVLMETVPEARSLCIGIWVKVGARNESSEKNGISHFLEHMFFKGTDRRTAEGIAMETDSLGCELNALTSSEYTLFYVKSLDEYIEKAVDLLTDIFLNSTFPSGDLEKEKGIINEEIKMVEDTPSDYIHELFSKNVWGEDGLGQPVLGTSETIASFTRDDLVKHVGEYYGSGNVIVACSGNFQEGEFIDSINRTLGRLQRNSQKKSEAVPGFRSGLNIVTKDLSEVHLCLGVKGLPYSSEDRYTMHLLNTILGSGYSSRLFQNIREKRGLTYSIHSYHMSYLDTGLWAVYAGTDKKHISEVINITVDEIGNLSNTLTSDELQRAKAQLKGNLILALESTSNKMTNIAKQEIYYGKYFPPEEVIRIVESVTLENMKDLAVRLTGQNSFALTVYGPIEEKDIKDSCKFLK